The genomic interval ATATAGTCCAAATGTATTCTTTGGCTGTAATTTCATGGAATTCAAATAAATAAGCTCTCTAAGATTAAAATTTCTAAGCTcaatggtacattttttttgaGTCAGTGTTTCCACAAGTTGTTATAATGCCCAGGTCTTTCAGTTATATTACTGTTcaaatagaattaaataaaaatatcttttccccCAGGATCTTCCTCAGAGCCTCTTTGACATCTTTGTTTCTCAAAGAGTAAATCAAAGGATTCAACATGGGAGTGACTAGGGTGTAACATAATGAGGCCACTTTACTCAGCTCAGGATATCTGTCAGGAGTGagatacataaaaaatacagCACCATACAGTACACCCACGACTCCCAGGTGAGAGCTGCAGGTGGAGAAGGCTTTCTTACGTCCCTCAGTGGAGGGTATCTTTAGAACTGTGGACACGATATACAAATAAGAAACAATAATAACTATGATGGTAGGCAAGATAATGATGCCAGATAAGGAGAAAGAaaccattttatggatgaagaggTCAGAACAAGATAGTCTCTCAAGTGGGCGAGTATCACAGTAAAAGTGGTCAATGGCCCGAGAAGCACAAAAGGATAAAGTAAATGTCATGCTGGTCTGAAGAATTGAGCTGATGCAGCCACAAAAATGGGAACCAGCCACCAACTGAGCACAGAGACGTGTTGACATCTGCATAGAGTAGAGGAGTGGGCTGCAGATGGCAATGAAGTGGTCGTAAGCCATGGCTGCCAGGAGAAATCCCTCAGTCACAATGAAGAGGGCAAAGAGAAAGAGCTGGGTCACACAGCCTGCAAAGGAAATAGACTTGCTCTCAGACGAGAAGTTGATCATCGCCTTGGGTACAATAACAGATGAACAGAAGAGA from Balaenoptera ricei isolate mBalRic1 chromosome 10, mBalRic1.hap2, whole genome shotgun sequence carries:
- the LOC132372561 gene encoding olfactory receptor 9K2-like, whose product is MADRGTSNRSEVTDFILVGFRVRPELHILLFLLFLLVYAMILLGNVGMMVIIMTDPWLNTPMYFFLGNLSFIDLFCSSVIVPKAMINFSSESKSISFAGCVTQLFLFALFIVTEGFLLAAMAYDHFIAICSPLLYSMQMSTRLCAQLVAGSHFCGCISSILQTSMTFTLSFCASRAIDHFYCDTRPLERLSCSDLFIHKMVSFSLSGIIILPTIIVIIVSYLYIVSTVLKIPSTEGRKKAFSTCSSHLGVVGVLYGAVFFMYLTPDRYPELSKVASLCYTLVTPMLNPLIYSLRNKDVKEALRKILGEKIFLFNSI